A single region of the Desulfomonile tiedjei genome encodes:
- the mtnP gene encoding S-methyl-5'-thioadenosine phosphorylase, with protein sequence MVKVGMIGGSGFDDPDFLTDVKIVKKGTPFGPLSGDVVVGKAGDTEVSIILRHGKGHRIRPSAVNYRANVWALKDLGVTHIIATTACGSLREEIEPGHLVFPDQFIDQTRQRRSTFHEGDQVVHISMADPFCERLRQILVATAVQEGVAHHSKGTVVTIEGPRFSTRAESKMFRMWGGDIINMSTVPEAVLAREAGICYAVAAMSTDYDAWHHSEEPVTWEMIADTMNRNVENVKKIFFNALPAITYEDCGCRTAINTASV encoded by the coding sequence GTGGTCAAGGTAGGCATGATAGGCGGTTCGGGATTCGATGATCCGGACTTCCTCACGGATGTTAAGATCGTGAAAAAAGGGACGCCCTTCGGCCCCCTCTCCGGCGACGTTGTTGTCGGCAAGGCCGGAGACACGGAAGTGAGTATCATCCTCCGGCATGGCAAAGGCCACCGCATCCGCCCGTCAGCCGTAAACTACAGGGCCAATGTCTGGGCCCTGAAAGACCTGGGCGTGACCCACATCATCGCTACCACGGCATGCGGCTCCTTGAGGGAAGAGATCGAACCCGGCCATCTCGTCTTTCCCGACCAGTTTATTGACCAGACGAGACAGCGCCGAAGCACCTTTCACGAAGGCGATCAGGTGGTGCACATCTCGATGGCCGATCCTTTTTGCGAACGTCTCAGACAGATTCTGGTCGCCACCGCGGTCCAGGAAGGCGTGGCTCACCACTCCAAGGGTACCGTAGTGACAATCGAAGGGCCGCGTTTCTCCACCAGAGCCGAAAGCAAGATGTTCCGCATGTGGGGTGGAGATATCATCAACATGTCCACGGTGCCGGAGGCCGTTCTCGCCCGAGAGGCCGGCATCTGCTACGCGGTGGCCGCGATGAGTACGGATTACGACGCGTGGCACCATTCCGAGGAGCCCGTGACCTGGGAAATGATCGCGGACACTATGAACAGAAACGTGGAGAACGTGAAGAAAATATTCTTCAACGCGTTGCCCGCAATCACCTATGAAGACTGTGGATGCCGCACTGCAATCAATACCGCGTCGGTGTGA
- a CDS encoding zinc-dependent alcohol dehydrogenase family protein: MREVVLEHPRPVEESPLRPADVPVPEAAEGEILIKVQACGVCHTDLHTVEGDLALPRLPLVPGHQVVGRVHKTGPQATRFSAGERVGVTWFYSSCGLCRFCEEQRENLCEQARFTGYHADGGYAEYMVVPERSAFPVPEVFSDAEATPLLCGGVIGYRAMRLSEIKPGGRLGLYGFGNSAHIVIQLAVHMGCQVHVVTRSRKHQDLAEELSAVWVGSAGDTPPGPMDASIIFAPAGDLVPQALKDLGRGGTLALAGITMSPIPQMDYSLVYGERTIRSVANTTRCDAEELLKAAAEIPVRTVVDTFPLEEANKVLHMMKTSALKAGAALIV; the protein is encoded by the coding sequence ATGAGAGAGGTGGTGCTTGAACACCCACGCCCTGTTGAGGAAAGTCCGCTCCGGCCGGCCGACGTTCCTGTCCCGGAGGCCGCGGAAGGGGAGATACTGATAAAGGTCCAAGCGTGCGGCGTTTGCCACACGGACTTGCATACAGTGGAAGGAGACCTGGCACTGCCGCGGCTGCCCCTCGTGCCCGGTCACCAGGTGGTCGGCCGTGTCCACAAGACAGGCCCGCAGGCAACGAGGTTTTCCGCGGGAGAGCGCGTTGGCGTGACGTGGTTCTACTCAAGCTGCGGCTTATGCAGATTTTGCGAGGAGCAAAGGGAAAATCTGTGCGAACAGGCTCGATTCACCGGTTACCACGCGGACGGCGGGTACGCGGAATACATGGTCGTGCCGGAGCGATCCGCCTTTCCGGTGCCGGAAGTCTTCTCGGATGCGGAAGCCACACCGCTCCTTTGCGGCGGAGTCATAGGATACCGCGCCATGAGGCTCAGCGAGATCAAACCCGGTGGGCGGCTCGGTTTATACGGATTCGGAAATTCCGCGCATATTGTGATCCAATTGGCGGTTCACATGGGTTGCCAGGTCCATGTCGTCACTCGCAGCCGCAAGCACCAAGACCTTGCCGAGGAATTGAGCGCGGTCTGGGTGGGTTCCGCGGGTGACACCCCTCCCGGGCCGATGGATGCTTCGATAATATTCGCTCCTGCCGGCGACCTTGTGCCGCAGGCTTTGAAGGACCTCGGCCGCGGCGGTACCCTGGCCCTGGCCGGCATCACCATGAGCCCGATTCCTCAGATGGATTATAGCCTCGTGTACGGTGAGAGAACGATCCGCAGCGTGGCAAACACCACCCGCTGCGATGCCGAGGAATTGCTGAAAGCCGCGGCCGAAATCCCCGTCCGAACGGTTGTCGATACCTTCCCCTTGGAAGAGGCTAACAAGGTCCTCCACATGATGAAAACAAGCGCCTTGAAAGCCGGCGCGGCTTTGATTGTTTGA